The Oscillatoria acuminata PCC 6304 genomic interval GGTGTCATCCCAGGCAGCCCAATCGTTGGCGGTAAAGCTCAATTTGGCGATTTCATCAAATAAGACATCCACCGCCCGTTTGACATTGCGGGTGGTATCCTGCTGCTCAAATTTGGCAAATCCAGCCAGCAACAGGGTAGAGGAAGAGAGATAAATGACCCCCAATAAACCAATTAGGGTGGCCCCGACGATCGGCAGGATTTGCCCCCGCAGTCCGAAGGATGCGAAGGGGAGTTTCAGGGATTTAGGCGGTTGAGGCATGGGTTTGGACACTTTCTCTTCTGGAATTGATAGTTCAGGGTGGGAAGTGGTCAGTTGAGGACTGGAAAAAATGAAGCGCCCAGAACGTTCTGGAAGACTTCATGTTTCATTCTGCGGATTTTGCCAAAAATCACCCGATGTCAGATTTGCCCGATCGATCGCTTGCCCTGTTTTTATTCTAAATACTCGACTGCAAATCTAATTCGGTTGAAGTTTTCGCAAATCTCCGGAGTCAGTGTTCGATTTATAGTTCAATTGTGGTGTGAGTGACTTGAGGAGTGCGTAAAAATGCTGAGTTGGGAGGAAAGTCAGAGTATTTCATCCATGCGATGCGATCGCGCCTGGGTGGAAGTGGATGTGGGGGCGATCGCCCAGAATGTCCGCGAAATCCGGCGTCTGTTATCCCCAAAAACCGACCTCATGGCGGTGATTAAAGCCGATGCCTATGGACATGGGGCCGTTACCGTTGCCCAAACGGTATTACAGGCAGGGGCAAAATGGTTGGGAGTCGCCACCATTCCCGAAGGCATCGAACTCCGGGAAGCGGGAATTACCGCCCCAGTGCAAGTTTTAGGGGCAACCTACACCCCGGACCAATTGCGGGCAATGGTGCGTTGGCGCTTGGAACCCACCCTTTGCACCCCGAAACAAGCGTTTGTATTTTCAGAAACCCTGAGTGACCATTCGTATTCCGTGCCGGTTCATGTGAAAATTGATACTGGGATGTCACGGTTGGGCGCACCGTGGCAAGAGGCGGCAGAGTTTGTGAAGTTAGTCGATCGCCTGCCTCATTTGGAATTGTCGAGCATTTATTCCCATTTAGCCACAGCGGATAGTGAAGACCCCACGGTGATGCAACTGCAACATCAGCGGTTCCAGGTGGCAATTCGGCAAGTTCAGGAAACGGGAATCGCTTTACCGCGTTTGCACTTTGCCAATTCTGCGGCAACCTTAAGCGATCGCCTGTTGCATTACGATATGGTGCGGGTGGGATTAGGGATATATGGATTATATCCTGCCCCCCATTTGCGATCGCGCCTGACATTACAACCGGCACTACAAGTTAAGGCTAGGGTAACTCATATTAAGGCGATCGCGGCAGGAACCGGCGTCAGTTACGGCCATCGCTATATCGCCGACTGCGACATGAAAATTGCGGCGATCGGGATTGGCTATGCCGATGGCGTACCCCGCAACCTCTCCAACCAAATGCAAGTCCTCATCCGGGGAAAGCAAGTGAGACAGATTGGGTCAATTACAATGGATCAGATGATGTTAGATGTGAGCAATATCCCCGATTTGGAACTCGGAGAGGTCGTCACCTTACTCGGACAAGATGGCAACTATTCAATCACCGCCGATGATTGGGCGGATAAATTAGGAACCATTTCCTGGGAAATCCTGTGCGGATTCAAACATCGCTTACCCCGCATCGCCGTCGGTCAATCCTTAGAATGTTGGGAACAAGCCACCACGTCCTAAGTGACATCTGGCGGGGGATCAATCCCCCGCCTAACAGCTAAAGTCGGTTGAAACCGACTGAAAGTCTTATGGGTTAACGTTTTTAATCAGTTTTTAACCAAAGGTAGGGGCAATTCTTTTTCGCCCCTACCTTTGGTGATTTTTTGAGTATAATTAGGACAGTGATCGCTTTTTCTGGTGTTTCGATAAAATTGGATAAAATCATAGCCTAATTCAGGAGGCAAATCCATGAGATTTATTAATCCCAAGACCGATATCGCCTTTAAAAAAATCTTTGCTTCCGAACAGAGCAAAGATATTTTAATCAGTTTTTTAAATGCCATGCTCTATGACAGCCAGCCCGTTATAGAAGATTTATAAATTCTCCACCCCTATTTGACTCCCCGCATCCGAGGGGTCAAAGAAACTTATTTAGATATCCAAGCTAAGATAAGCGGAAACAAAACAGCGATCGTCGAAATGCAAGTGTTAAATGTAGAGGGATTTGAAAAGCGAATCCTCTATAACGCAGCTAAATCCTATTCCATTCAACTGGATGTAGGAGAAGATTACAATTTATTAAATCCCGTGATTGCCTTGACTATTGTGGATTTTCAAATGTTTGCAGACTTTGACAAGGTAATTTCCCACTTTGTTTTGAAAGAGAAAGATTATCTGGTAGATTATTTGAGTTATGATTTAGAATTAGTGTTTGTAGAGTTACCCAAATTCACCAAAGAACTGGAACAGTTAGAGACGCTTACGGA includes:
- the alr gene encoding alanine racemase, producing the protein MLSWEESQSISSMRCDRAWVEVDVGAIAQNVREIRRLLSPKTDLMAVIKADAYGHGAVTVAQTVLQAGAKWLGVATIPEGIELREAGITAPVQVLGATYTPDQLRAMVRWRLEPTLCTPKQAFVFSETLSDHSYSVPVHVKIDTGMSRLGAPWQEAAEFVKLVDRLPHLELSSIYSHLATADSEDPTVMQLQHQRFQVAIRQVQETGIALPRLHFANSAATLSDRLLHYDMVRVGLGIYGLYPAPHLRSRLTLQPALQVKARVTHIKAIAAGTGVSYGHRYIADCDMKIAAIGIGYADGVPRNLSNQMQVLIRGKQVRQIGSITMDQMMLDVSNIPDLELGEVVTLLGQDGNYSITADDWADKLGTISWEILCGFKHRLPRIAVGQSLECWEQATTS